A region of Pleionea litopenaei DNA encodes the following proteins:
- a CDS encoding DUF2007 domain-containing protein, with protein sequence MNKELCRCFNAIEANILKGLLHHQGINVQLMGETLQGAVGELPPDAAQVTVLVDSDDYQQALACYQQFQKQSSSPPWFCSKCQEHNEGSFDFCWRCGEPSADQ encoded by the coding sequence AACAAAGAATTATGTCGATGTTTTAATGCCATTGAAGCCAATATTCTGAAAGGACTTTTACATCATCAGGGCATTAACGTGCAGTTAATGGGCGAAACATTGCAAGGAGCCGTTGGTGAGCTTCCTCCTGATGCCGCTCAGGTTACCGTCCTTGTCGATTCAGATGACTACCAGCAAGCGTTAGCCTGTTATCAACAGTTTCAAAAGCAATCTTCCTCGCCTCCATGGTTTTGCTCAAAGTGCCAAGAGCATAACGAGGGTAGCTTTGACTTTTGCTGGCGCTGTGGAGAGCCCTCAGCGGATCAATAG
- a CDS encoding HAD family hydrolase, producing the protein MNHSSYQLKGFIFDLYGTLVESKLNFSAIKAELGCPAEQDLIDFMKQLPPSQRNLAEKTVEEYEWQDALDSRIIPGVREFLSWLQQHNIACALVTRNSRRATEHKLKSNNLSFDIVLTRECAPPKPNPDALLSILRQWQVSANEVAYVGDYRYDIEAAHNAQMLAFFFGSLPFPDYARQAQLSFACWHKLPEQLKEQRYSLAPLD; encoded by the coding sequence ATGAATCATTCTTCTTATCAATTAAAAGGCTTCATATTCGATCTCTACGGTACGTTGGTCGAATCCAAGCTCAATTTTTCGGCCATTAAAGCAGAACTAGGCTGTCCTGCTGAGCAAGATTTGATTGATTTTATGAAGCAATTACCGCCTTCACAGCGCAACCTTGCTGAAAAGACAGTCGAGGAGTACGAATGGCAAGATGCTCTAGATTCTCGAATAATACCCGGTGTTCGAGAGTTTTTGAGTTGGCTGCAACAGCATAATATAGCTTGCGCACTGGTCACTCGAAACTCTCGTCGTGCGACTGAGCATAAGCTCAAAAGCAATAATCTAAGCTTTGATATCGTATTAACCCGAGAATGTGCGCCGCCCAAACCGAACCCTGACGCACTGCTTTCCATTCTCAGGCAATGGCAAGTTTCGGCTAATGAAGTCGCCTATGTTGGAGATTATCGATACGATATCGAAGCGGCTCACAACGCACAGATGCTGGCTTTCTTTTTTGGAAGCTTACCTTTTCCAGATTACGCTAGGCAGGCGCAGTTGAGCTTTGCCTGTTGGCATAAATTACCAGAGCAGCTCAAAGAGCAGCGGTATTCCCTTGCGCCACTTGATTAA
- a CDS encoding glycerophosphodiester phosphodiesterase family protein, producing the protein MALKFHFTDFPTIIAHRGLSAFAPENTMASFRLAALNGFRWFETDVRLSADGIPMLFHDAELERTSNGQGLFVDYSAAHLKTLDAGGWFSQDFIGETIPTLDEVLDLCLELRLGINLEIKPNVDQDQATVEAVHQLLQSRHANPEILFSSYSVAALTLCQQLRPRTPRALVVDNFELNTADEIVALTERLGCTSLHINQQLIYTDLIRLAYYAPFDIMCFTVNKKITAERCWGAGCASIFSDTGLLEAPTLKQP; encoded by the coding sequence ATGGCACTGAAGTTCCATTTTACAGATTTTCCAACCATCATTGCCCATCGTGGATTGAGTGCCTTTGCTCCTGAAAATACCATGGCCAGCTTTCGACTCGCCGCTCTTAACGGCTTCCGATGGTTTGAAACCGATGTTCGATTAAGTGCTGATGGGATTCCCATGCTTTTTCACGATGCAGAACTTGAACGAACCAGCAACGGACAAGGCTTATTTGTCGACTATTCCGCTGCCCACTTAAAAACCTTAGATGCTGGCGGTTGGTTTTCCCAAGACTTTATTGGAGAAACCATCCCCACACTCGATGAAGTTCTCGACCTTTGCCTTGAGTTACGGCTCGGCATTAACCTAGAAATTAAGCCGAACGTCGACCAGGATCAAGCGACAGTAGAAGCGGTTCACCAACTCTTACAAAGCCGACATGCCAACCCAGAAATACTCTTTTCAAGCTATTCCGTTGCCGCGCTAACCCTGTGTCAACAGTTGCGTCCTCGAACTCCGCGAGCGCTGGTAGTCGATAACTTTGAATTAAACACGGCGGATGAAATCGTTGCTTTAACTGAACGCTTGGGTTGCACGTCACTGCATATCAATCAGCAGTTGATTTATACCGATTTAATCCGGCTGGCTTATTATGCTCCTTTCGACATTATGTGTTTTACGGTCAATAAAAAGATAACCGCTGAACGCTGTTGGGGCGCAGGATGCGCAAGTATTTTCTCAGATACCGGATTGCTCGAGGCACCTACTTTAAAACAACCTTAA
- a CDS encoding nucleoside recognition domain-containing protein, with protein sequence MNKLWGSLFAVSFLAAIFQWLWLDNPAIFGQMMNAIFDMARLSIEIALGLVGLLCFWMGILRLAEASGAMGLLSRLLTPLFARLMPEVPRNHPALGHITMNMAANFMGLDNAATPAGIKAMESLQSLNPKADTASNAQILFLVLNTSSVTLFPVTILMYRAQQGAAQPADVFIPILLATAASTLVGLIGVALVQRLKLWDRVIATYLGAAVAVLGVILWGMLQLPESEMANVSAAVGNGLILFAVCAFVITAMWRKVAVYDEFIDGASEGFRLAVRIMPYLVAMLVAIGLLRASGVLDSVVAVIATLVQWLGGDTRFVEALPTGLMKPFSASGARAMMLETMNTHGVDSFAARLAAVFQGSTETTFYVLAVYFGAVNIKKLRHAIGCGLLADLGGLVAAILVCYWFFAG encoded by the coding sequence ATGAATAAGCTTTGGGGATCATTATTTGCGGTGTCTTTTTTAGCCGCGATTTTTCAATGGTTGTGGTTAGATAATCCAGCCATCTTCGGGCAAATGATGAATGCAATTTTTGATATGGCTCGACTAAGTATTGAAATTGCGCTCGGTTTGGTCGGTTTATTATGTTTTTGGATGGGGATTTTGCGCTTGGCTGAAGCCTCGGGTGCGATGGGTTTGTTATCACGCTTGCTAACCCCTCTGTTTGCCAGACTGATGCCTGAAGTACCTCGTAATCATCCTGCGTTGGGCCATATCACGATGAATATGGCAGCAAACTTTATGGGGCTAGATAATGCTGCGACACCCGCAGGTATCAAAGCCATGGAGAGTTTGCAGTCGCTGAATCCGAAAGCGGATACAGCGAGTAATGCACAAATCTTATTTTTAGTGCTGAACACGTCTTCAGTCACTCTATTCCCAGTCACTATATTAATGTATCGAGCACAACAGGGCGCTGCGCAACCGGCTGACGTGTTTATCCCGATCTTGTTAGCGACGGCAGCTTCGACTCTGGTCGGATTAATTGGAGTCGCGTTGGTCCAGCGCTTGAAGTTGTGGGACCGAGTTATTGCGACTTATCTCGGTGCTGCGGTCGCGGTACTAGGCGTTATTTTATGGGGAATGCTGCAGTTACCCGAGAGTGAAATGGCTAATGTATCGGCAGCGGTGGGGAACGGGTTAATTTTATTCGCAGTGTGTGCGTTCGTGATTACGGCAATGTGGCGCAAGGTTGCTGTGTACGATGAGTTCATTGACGGCGCCAGTGAAGGTTTTCGGCTTGCGGTACGAATCATGCCCTATTTGGTTGCGATGCTCGTTGCCATTGGACTGTTACGTGCCAGCGGTGTGCTCGATTCAGTGGTTGCGGTTATCGCGACTCTTGTCCAATGGCTGGGGGGAGACACGCGCTTTGTTGAAGCTCTGCCAACGGGTCTCATGAAACCTTTTTCTGCCAGTGGCGCTCGCGCTATGATGCTTGAAACGATGAATACTCACGGAGTCGACTCATTTGCTGCAAGGCTCGCGGCGGTTTTTCAAGGCAGTACGGAAACAACCTTTTATGTCTTAGCGGTTTATTTCGGTGCGGTAAATATTAAAAAATTGCGACACGCCATTGGCTGTGGCTTGCTCGCGGATCTTGGCGGTTTAGTTGCAGCGATACTTGTTTGTTATTGGTTCTTCGCAGGGTGA
- a CDS encoding class I SAM-dependent methyltransferase, with amino-acid sequence MTPAKLPLTEQLRQPIQFDTQLRGFPFRFQSTWGVFSPREVDEGSRLMLDYIDIKEDADCFDLGCGYGVLGITLAKLAPKGQVIMADKDFVAVNFANQNVKLNGINNAKAILSNGLEQLEDQTFDLIVSNIPAKVGNEMLTLFLNDALHHLKPGGQFVVVTINGLRQYMKRNFNEVFGNYTKLKQGKNYTVASATKLS; translated from the coding sequence ATGACACCTGCGAAATTGCCATTAACCGAGCAGCTACGCCAACCTATTCAATTTGATACGCAATTACGTGGCTTCCCATTTCGCTTTCAATCTACTTGGGGAGTCTTTTCGCCACGAGAGGTGGACGAAGGCAGTCGATTAATGCTCGATTATATCGATATTAAAGAAGATGCCGATTGTTTCGATCTTGGATGCGGATATGGCGTGCTCGGAATCACTTTGGCCAAGTTAGCGCCGAAAGGCCAGGTGATCATGGCCGACAAAGACTTTGTCGCGGTAAATTTTGCAAATCAGAACGTCAAACTTAACGGCATTAATAATGCGAAAGCGATACTGTCAAATGGGCTAGAACAGCTCGAAGATCAGACATTTGACTTGATCGTATCGAATATTCCGGCAAAAGTGGGCAACGAAATGCTCACCTTATTTCTCAATGACGCACTTCACCATTTAAAACCCGGCGGACAATTTGTCGTGGTGACCATTAATGGTTTGCGACAATACATGAAACGAAACTTCAATGAGGTTTTTGGCAATTACACTAAGCTAAAACAGGGTAAAAACTACACCGTTGCGAGTGCCACAAAGCTGTCATAA
- a CDS encoding DUF1820 family protein: MSSSPIYKVIFVNQGQTYEIYAKAVESSLIYGFIEVEQLLFGERSNVVVDPSEEKLKAEFDGVQKTFIPMHAVIRIDQVSQQGNAKISDHKGSNVVTHLPFPAGKPNRPE, encoded by the coding sequence ATGAGTTCATCTCCGATTTACAAAGTTATTTTTGTGAATCAAGGGCAAACCTATGAAATTTATGCCAAAGCCGTTGAGTCGAGTCTCATCTACGGATTTATTGAGGTAGAGCAGCTGTTGTTTGGAGAAAGATCGAACGTCGTCGTTGATCCGAGTGAAGAAAAACTTAAAGCCGAGTTTGACGGTGTTCAAAAGACATTTATTCCAATGCATGCTGTCATTCGAATTGACCAAGTATCACAGCAAGGGAACGCTAAGATTTCTGACCACAAAGGAAGTAACGTGGTGACTCACTTACCGTTTCCGGCAGGAAAACCCAACCGACCTGAATAA
- the rlmM gene encoding 23S rRNA (cytidine(2498)-2'-O)-methyltransferase RlmM — MAIGAIQTADRLLLLCRPGFESDCGLEIQALAESIGVYGYIKTKSRQGFVEFILYDVSRLKDIVDLIKVDRLIFSRDAMMTGPLIENLNTLDRVSDMLAVLSPSFRCSKIVDWAVDSNEGKSLSKLTRKLLKPLELGLESAGHWQAENHDSLCMLFTATDQCYLGSLPRNACPKWPNSIAHLRFPAAAPSRSTLKLEEAILFFLDAKEQQRAFGLGKTAVDLGACPGGWTYQLVRRELQVTAIDNGPMDEQLMATGQVDHLKVDGFHYQPKYPVNWLVCDMIEKPLRIAELMADWVAQGWAQSAIFNLKLPMKKRYQEVVLCQQVIAERLGAKPYELKIKQLYHDREEVTAYLHAL, encoded by the coding sequence ATGGCAATTGGCGCAATACAAACAGCCGATAGGTTACTGTTATTATGTCGGCCTGGCTTTGAGTCAGACTGCGGGCTGGAAATTCAGGCTTTGGCAGAATCGATCGGCGTGTACGGTTATATCAAAACAAAGTCTCGGCAAGGTTTCGTCGAGTTCATTCTATATGACGTTAGTCGGCTAAAGGATATCGTTGACCTTATAAAGGTTGACCGCCTTATATTTTCTCGCGATGCCATGATGACGGGTCCGCTTATTGAAAACTTAAATACCTTGGATCGAGTGAGTGACATGTTAGCGGTGTTGAGTCCAAGCTTTCGCTGCAGCAAAATTGTCGATTGGGCCGTTGATAGTAATGAAGGGAAGTCATTGTCGAAGCTCACTCGCAAATTGTTGAAACCACTTGAGTTAGGGCTTGAGTCGGCGGGACACTGGCAAGCTGAAAATCATGACTCTCTGTGTATGCTTTTTACAGCAACGGATCAATGTTACTTGGGCAGTTTACCTCGCAATGCTTGCCCAAAGTGGCCCAATAGCATTGCTCATCTACGTTTTCCTGCTGCGGCTCCGAGCCGCTCAACCCTAAAGCTCGAAGAAGCTATTTTGTTTTTTCTTGATGCGAAAGAACAGCAACGAGCGTTCGGGCTAGGTAAGACAGCGGTTGATTTAGGGGCCTGCCCGGGTGGCTGGACCTATCAATTAGTCCGGCGCGAACTGCAAGTCACTGCCATCGACAATGGCCCAATGGATGAGCAGCTTATGGCCACCGGACAAGTTGACCATTTAAAAGTGGATGGCTTTCATTATCAGCCAAAATATCCGGTCAATTGGTTGGTTTGCGATATGATTGAAAAACCATTGCGCATCGCAGAGTTGATGGCAGATTGGGTCGCCCAAGGGTGGGCTCAAAGCGCTATTTTCAACTTGAAACTGCCGATGAAAAAACGTTATCAAGAAGTTGTTCTTTGCCAACAAGTGATTGCTGAGCGCTTGGGTGCGAAACCCTATGAGTTAAAAATCAAACAGCTGTATCATGATCGTGAAGAGGTCACGGCGTATTTGCATGCCCTCTGA
- the queF gene encoding NADPH-dependent 7-cyano-7-deazaguanine reductase QueF (Catalyzes the NADPH-dependent reduction of 7-cyano-7-deazaguanine (preQ0) to 7-aminomethyl-7-deazaguanine (preQ1) in queuosine biosynthesis), whose translation MSNEIPLGKTTDYPTQYAPELLFPVARQPKRDEIGVPENVDWYGADLWTAYEVSWLNVQGKPEVAIVEFEFAADSPNIVESKSFKLYLNSFNQERFASQDELIARLNHDLSKACGKPLENLRCYSLDAYQGLGFGQLNGQLIDELEVTCDEYDYNPQLLKLKEPAVEVSETLYTHLLKSNCLITSQPDWATLVIEYTGPKIDAASLLQYVVSFRNHNEFHEQCVERIFQDLSQHCQPRQLLVQARYTRRGGLDINPWRSNFATQRPFMRLARQ comes from the coding sequence ATGAGTAACGAAATTCCATTAGGTAAGACAACCGATTACCCTACTCAGTACGCTCCCGAGTTATTGTTTCCGGTCGCTCGGCAACCTAAGCGTGATGAAATAGGTGTTCCTGAGAATGTAGATTGGTACGGAGCGGACCTGTGGACAGCGTATGAAGTCAGCTGGTTAAATGTTCAGGGCAAACCAGAAGTTGCCATCGTTGAATTCGAGTTTGCGGCAGACTCCCCAAATATTGTCGAGTCGAAATCGTTTAAATTGTATTTGAACTCGTTTAATCAAGAGCGGTTTGCGTCGCAAGATGAACTGATCGCTCGCTTGAATCATGACCTGTCTAAAGCATGCGGTAAACCATTAGAGAATTTGCGATGCTACTCATTAGACGCTTATCAAGGCCTTGGGTTTGGGCAGCTTAATGGTCAATTAATCGATGAACTTGAAGTGACTTGTGATGAATATGATTACAATCCGCAACTTTTGAAATTAAAAGAGCCCGCTGTTGAAGTATCGGAAACGCTCTATACCCATCTATTAAAGAGTAATTGTTTGATTACCTCACAGCCAGACTGGGCGACATTAGTCATCGAATATACTGGTCCTAAAATCGATGCGGCAAGTCTGTTGCAATATGTGGTGTCTTTTCGCAATCACAATGAATTTCACGAACAATGCGTAGAGCGAATTTTTCAAGATTTGAGCCAACATTGCCAACCACGTCAGTTATTGGTTCAAGCTCGATATACCCGTCGGGGAGGACTCGATATCAATCCTTGGCGGAGTAACTTTGCAACTCAGCGGCCATTTATGAGACTTGCTAGACAATAA
- a CDS encoding FHA domain-containing protein, which yields MAYLVLLTEGQSGPRFILEKSSVTIGRSPECDIHLEDPSVSFQHAQLSIENLSDDGGEIWIEDINSTNGTFVNNDKVNRRQLRNNDSINIGLSNFRFVDEGFSTLENTQQIKKSWIPGVYYLKDKSA from the coding sequence ATGGCGTATTTAGTTTTGTTAACGGAAGGACAATCGGGTCCACGCTTCATTTTAGAGAAGTCTTCAGTGACGATAGGTCGTTCACCTGAGTGTGACATACACTTAGAAGACCCCTCAGTAAGTTTTCAGCATGCTCAGTTGAGTATTGAAAATTTGAGTGATGACGGCGGTGAAATTTGGATCGAAGATATTAACAGCACCAATGGAACCTTTGTTAATAACGACAAGGTTAACCGTCGCCAGTTGCGAAATAATGACAGTATAAACATAGGGTTAAGTAACTTTCGCTTCGTCGATGAAGGGTTTTCTACCCTAGAAAACACCCAGCAAATCAAGAAATCTTGGATCCCTGGGGTTTATTATTTGAAAGACAAATCTGCCTAA
- the accA gene encoding acetyl-CoA carboxylase carboxyl transferase subunit alpha, producing the protein MSMHFLEFEQPIAELEAQIEELRLVGSDAEINISEEIARLQKKSRELTEQIFSDLDAWQIAQLARHPQRPYTQDYLDTIFTDFEELCGDRAFANDWAMVGGIARLNDQPVMVIGHQKGRDTKEKIKRNFGMPRPEGYRKALRLMHMAERFKLPIVTFIDTPGAYPGVGAEERGQSEAIARNLKEMARLKTPIVCTVIGEGGSGGALAIGVGDRVNMLQNSTYSVISPEGCASILWKSADKAKEAAQAMGITADRLKSLKLIDAIVPEPLGGAHRDTVVMAERLKQRITDDLRDLQALSIEELLDRRYQRLMSFGEYTE; encoded by the coding sequence ATGAGCATGCACTTTTTAGAGTTTGAGCAGCCTATCGCTGAATTAGAAGCACAAATCGAAGAACTTCGTTTAGTGGGAAGCGATGCCGAGATCAATATTTCGGAAGAAATTGCTCGATTGCAAAAGAAGAGTCGTGAATTAACCGAGCAAATTTTTAGTGATCTCGATGCCTGGCAAATCGCTCAATTGGCTCGTCATCCACAACGTCCTTACACGCAAGATTACCTTGATACTATCTTTACCGATTTTGAAGAGTTGTGTGGTGACCGTGCTTTTGCCAATGATTGGGCGATGGTTGGCGGTATCGCTCGGCTTAACGATCAACCGGTGATGGTTATCGGCCATCAGAAAGGTCGCGACACCAAAGAGAAAATTAAGCGTAATTTTGGTATGCCACGTCCCGAAGGCTATCGTAAAGCCTTACGCCTAATGCATATGGCAGAGCGATTTAAATTACCAATCGTTACCTTTATCGATACTCCCGGGGCCTACCCTGGCGTTGGCGCTGAGGAACGTGGGCAAAGTGAGGCGATTGCGCGTAACTTAAAAGAGATGGCGCGTCTTAAAACTCCGATTGTTTGTACCGTCATCGGAGAAGGTGGTTCAGGTGGTGCTCTTGCGATAGGTGTTGGCGATCGAGTCAATATGCTTCAGAACTCTACCTATTCGGTTATTTCACCGGAAGGCTGTGCTTCGATATTGTGGAAAAGCGCCGATAAAGCGAAAGAAGCCGCCCAAGCAATGGGGATTACAGCTGACCGATTAAAAAGTTTGAAATTGATCGATGCGATTGTTCCAGAACCACTCGGCGGTGCTCATCGAGACACGGTCGTTATGGCGGAACGTTTAAAACAGCGTATTACCGATGACTTACGAGATTTACAAGCGCTTTCGATTGAAGAGTTATTAGATCGCCGATATCAACGACTCATGTCATTCGGCGAATACACCGAGTAA
- the tilS gene encoding tRNA lysidine(34) synthetase TilS: MTLALDVAQQALQHLPKLKRFWVGLSGGIDSSVLLHLCHTTCPKHIQLKAIHVNHGLSPNADQWQRHCQSVCKKLGVELITVDVAVNEQGKGIEDAARQARWKAYEEVIGGAKGLVEHELLVLGHHADDQAETLLLNLLRGSGLRGAQGMSHFTQRQIFSVFRPMLNIEKTAIVDYARHYGLNWVDDESNQDVYFRRNFLRQEIFPTLVKQWPAYASTMGRFCQNMQALNSVVDEWLQEDLVKVLDNDKLNLDVLSQWSLHRQKQILLYWLQQSTHYAPPASQLNEFVRQINSSKEADVGRCELRFSKWALIQSKRHLELIQQTQLDVTAFHYVWDDLSKPIAVPEISAQLTSDAANDLSNSPLLIRPPKINEVVTVRSRVGGERAWPSYRGKANSLKKIYQEMGVPNWLRETTPLIFYDQELVCAVGQFVDRRFLSNETESLQFTLQPLEN, from the coding sequence ATGACCCTCGCTCTTGATGTTGCGCAACAAGCCTTACAGCACTTACCAAAACTAAAACGATTTTGGGTTGGGTTGAGTGGTGGAATAGACTCTTCAGTACTGTTGCACTTATGTCATACAACCTGCCCTAAGCATATCCAACTTAAAGCGATTCATGTAAACCACGGATTAAGTCCTAATGCCGATCAATGGCAGCGTCATTGCCAAAGTGTTTGCAAAAAGTTGGGAGTTGAATTGATCACTGTTGATGTAGCGGTGAATGAACAAGGTAAAGGCATAGAAGACGCGGCGAGACAAGCTCGTTGGAAAGCCTACGAGGAAGTGATTGGCGGCGCGAAGGGACTGGTTGAACATGAGCTTTTAGTTCTCGGCCACCATGCTGACGACCAAGCAGAAACGCTGTTGCTTAATCTATTGCGTGGTAGTGGTTTGCGCGGTGCTCAAGGCATGTCTCACTTTACTCAACGTCAGATATTCAGTGTTTTCCGACCTATGTTGAATATTGAAAAAACAGCAATTGTTGATTATGCCCGGCATTATGGGTTGAACTGGGTGGATGATGAATCTAATCAAGATGTTTATTTTCGACGTAACTTTTTACGCCAAGAAATATTTCCTACCTTGGTCAAGCAGTGGCCTGCGTATGCATCAACGATGGGGCGCTTTTGCCAAAATATGCAAGCGTTGAACTCGGTCGTTGATGAGTGGTTACAAGAAGACCTCGTAAAAGTGCTCGATAACGATAAATTGAACTTAGATGTTCTCTCTCAGTGGTCACTACACCGACAGAAACAAATTTTACTTTATTGGTTGCAACAATCAACGCACTATGCGCCTCCAGCAAGTCAGCTCAATGAGTTCGTACGTCAAATTAACTCAAGTAAAGAAGCCGATGTTGGTCGCTGTGAACTGCGTTTTTCGAAATGGGCGTTGATTCAATCAAAACGACACTTGGAATTAATCCAGCAAACCCAGTTAGATGTAACGGCTTTTCACTATGTTTGGGATGACCTCTCCAAGCCTATCGCTGTACCTGAAATATCCGCTCAATTAACCAGCGATGCGGCAAACGATCTTTCCAACTCACCGTTATTGATTAGACCTCCCAAAATCAATGAAGTCGTCACGGTTCGAAGTCGTGTTGGAGGAGAGCGAGCTTGGCCAAGTTATCGCGGTAAAGCAAATTCACTCAAGAAAATATACCAAGAAATGGGTGTTCCTAATTGGTTGAGAGAAACCACGCCACTCATTTTTTACGATCAAGAACTGGTTTGTGCGGTTGGACAATTTGTCGATCGTCGCTTCTTATCGAATGAAACTGAGAGCCTGCAGTTCACACTGCAGCCGTTAGAAAATTAA
- a CDS encoding aminoacyl-histidine dipeptidase translates to MSLAHLQPTTLWSIFEKLNACPRPSSHEQKVMSEIAAFCDQHQLHYVYDDIGNMIIRKPATPGMEDRPGIIMQGHVDMVPQKTKNSEHDFINDPIQMYIDGDWVTAKDTTLGADNGIGVAAALAILIEPDLQHGPLEVLLTVDEESGMTGAKHLAPNLLQGSVLLNLDTEDEGELYLGCAGGVDVTAYVPLQKQPVPNNWSAVKVNFSGLRGGHSGLDIDKGRANANLLINQVLANAHAHFGALGFSFSGGTLRNAIARDASVEMVLPADKVAELTSVIETFTETLSQQFQGIESAINGEIQAIPIPSEVWDEATTARVISMLDHCVHGVTKMSEVFDGVVETSNNLAVIETQPEQLVIQCMVRSLNNQGRDELAQQLQQGLSQLGATVECSGEYPGWLPNDESKVLTIMQQAHEELTGAAAKVKVIHAGLECGLLSEHYPHWDMISFGPTIRHAHSPDEKVLIPSVSSFWQLLCKTICMVSEKY, encoded by the coding sequence ATGAGTTTAGCGCATTTACAACCAACAACACTTTGGTCGATTTTTGAAAAGCTGAACGCTTGCCCGCGGCCGTCTTCGCATGAGCAAAAAGTGATGTCAGAAATAGCGGCTTTTTGTGACCAGCATCAGCTGCATTATGTGTACGATGACATCGGCAATATGATCATTCGTAAACCAGCAACTCCAGGCATGGAAGACCGTCCGGGAATCATTATGCAAGGACACGTTGATATGGTTCCGCAAAAAACTAAGAACAGCGAGCATGACTTTATTAACGACCCCATTCAAATGTACATTGATGGTGACTGGGTGACGGCTAAAGATACAACTCTTGGTGCAGACAATGGCATCGGAGTTGCTGCGGCATTAGCGATCTTAATCGAGCCTGACTTACAACACGGTCCCTTAGAAGTACTTTTAACGGTTGATGAAGAAAGTGGCATGACTGGCGCTAAACATTTAGCACCCAATCTTCTGCAGGGCAGTGTGTTACTAAATTTAGATACCGAAGACGAAGGTGAATTGTATTTAGGATGTGCCGGTGGCGTCGATGTGACTGCTTATGTTCCTTTGCAAAAACAACCGGTGCCGAATAACTGGAGTGCCGTAAAAGTTAATTTTAGTGGACTTCGCGGAGGTCACTCCGGGCTTGATATTGATAAAGGTAGAGCGAACGCGAATCTATTAATTAATCAAGTATTGGCAAATGCTCATGCGCATTTTGGTGCGCTTGGATTTTCGTTTTCAGGGGGAACCCTGCGTAATGCAATCGCACGAGATGCAAGTGTCGAGATGGTTTTGCCAGCGGATAAAGTTGCTGAGTTAACAAGTGTCATAGAGACGTTTACTGAAACTTTAAGCCAGCAATTTCAAGGGATTGAAAGCGCCATTAACGGAGAGATTCAAGCAATACCAATACCTTCTGAAGTCTGGGACGAAGCAACGACGGCGCGAGTTATTTCAATGTTGGATCATTGTGTTCATGGTGTAACAAAAATGAGTGAGGTTTTCGATGGTGTGGTGGAAACTTCGAATAACTTAGCGGTAATTGAGACACAACCTGAGCAACTTGTGATTCAGTGCATGGTTCGTAGTTTAAATAACCAAGGTCGGGATGAATTAGCTCAACAATTACAGCAAGGGTTGTCACAGCTGGGGGCGACCGTAGAGTGCAGCGGAGAATATCCTGGGTGGTTGCCTAACGATGAGTCAAAAGTACTTACGATTATGCAACAAGCACATGAAGAACTCACGGGTGCAGCAGCAAAGGTTAAAGTTATTCACGCTGGATTAGAGTGTGGACTACTGAGTGAACATTATCCGCATTGGGATATGATTTCGTTCGGGCCGACCATTCGGCATGCTCACTCACCAGATGAAAAGGTTTTGATTCCTTCGGTAAGTTCTTTTTGGCAATTATTGTGCAAAACAATTTGCATGGTTAGCGAAAAATATTAG